DNA sequence from the Brachybacterium sp. P6-10-X1 genome:
CGCTGCACCTGGCACGAGCGCATCTGCGGTACGGGGAATGGCTGCGTCGGGCCGGTCGTCGTCGGGACGCTCGCGCGCACCTGCGCGTCGCGTACGAGCAGATGGCGGAGATCGGATCAGAGGCGTTCGCGCAGCGGGCGGCGACCGAGCTGCGAGCGACCGGGGAGGTGGCGCGCCGTCGCTCCGGGCACACCTACGACCACCTGACCATGCAGGAGATGCACATCGCCCGACAGGTCGCCACCGGGGCCACGACGAAGGAGGTGGCCACGAACCTCTTCCTGAGCCCTCGGACGGTGGACGCCCATCTGCGCAGCATCTTCCGCAAGCTCCAGATCACCTCGCGCAGACAGCTCAGGGCCATCCCCGATCTGGAGTGAGGCGGGATCACCGTCACGCCGAGCGCCGGCGGGCTCACGGAGTTCACGACGCGGAGCTCAGCGCGCGCCGGTGCCCGTCGGAGCGACGCCGTGCTGGATCCGCCATTCCGTCGGGGTGCAGCCCATGGAGCTGCGGAAGCGCCGGGAGAAGTGCGACGCATCGGCGAACCCGCTGGCCCGGGCCACCGCGGAGATGGTGAGGTGCGGTTGCGCCAGCAGACGCTGCCGGGCAGTTCCCAGGCGCAAGGACATGACGGTCTCCTGCAGCGTGAGCGGCTGCGACTGCCACACCTGGAACAGCTTGCGCTCGGAGATGGCGTGAGCCGCGGCGATCTCCGCGGCGCCGAGATCTGGATCCGCGATGCGCAGGCGGAGGTAGAGCAGGATCCGATCCGTGAGATGGTCCTGGGCCGCCGGATGATTCTGCGGGTCGTCCACGGAGGCGCTCGCCACGAGTCCACGTAGCAGCGCCACGCTCGCCTCGGCAGCGACCTCCCGGTCCTGGGGCGAGGTCAGGAGGGACGCATGGCTGGACAGCGAGACCAGGTGGTCGCGGACGAGGCCGTACAGGGGGCTGCTCTCCAGCTGCCGGTCGGCGCGTCGGATCGTCTCGATGCTGAGCTCCAGGCGGGAGCGTTCCACCTGGACGATATGGGCCTCCCCCACGCCACGGCGGCAGTAGGCGTAGGTCGCCGTGAGATCGGTGACGTAGAGATCGCCGCGCCGCAACGGCCGTTCGGCATCATGGTGCGCGTAGTGTCCGGGCCCGCCGTCGGGGAGGACGAGAGCGATCATCTCCGGCCCGGTCCGTCGCAGGTGACGCGTCGTGCGCTCGTGCACGATCCCCGTGCTGACTTCCCGCATGTAGAGGACGTCGTCGTCCAGCCGGCTCCCGGCCACGTGGGCGTGCTGCGCCGTCGTCTCCTCGGGGAGGAAGCGGATCCGGTGCAGCAGTCCCGAGGCGGACGACATCATGTCCTGGAATGCCTCCGCGTGCTCCGAGGGCGCGAGCTGTCCGGTGTCGAAGAGCGTCTGCATGCGCCTGCCTCCTGCGCGTGTCAGGAGGGACCTGCTGCCGGATGCTCCCTGGTGCGGCGCTCCCACCAGGGCGAGGCCCGGTGCTCCACCGACCTCGCTCGCGTCCACCCCCGTGACGGCATCGCCGATCGGAGGTGAGCCGGAGGCTCCCGCAGGGGCGTCACCGCTGGGCTCCCGCAGCGGTCAGGAATCCACGGATGTGCTCGACCACGAGATCCAGGTGGCTCTCGAGCAGGAAGTGGCCCCCACCGGGGATCAGATGGATCTCCGCATCCGGCAGGTCGCGGGCGAAGGCACGGGCGCCGTCCGGCCCGAAGATCTCGTCGCCTGCACCCCAGACGGCCAGGAGAGGGACCTGGGACTCCCGGAAGTAGGCATGCACCCGGGGGTAGAGGGGACG
Encoded proteins:
- a CDS encoding helix-turn-helix domain-containing protein, which produces MQTLFDTGQLAPSEHAEAFQDMMSSASGLLHRIRFLPEETTAQHAHVAGSRLDDDVLYMREVSTGIVHERTTRHLRRTGPEMIALVLPDGGPGHYAHHDAERPLRRGDLYVTDLTATYAYCRRGVGEAHIVQVERSRLELSIETIRRADRQLESSPLYGLVRDHLVSLSSHASLLTSPQDREVAAEASVALLRGLVASASVDDPQNHPAAQDHLTDRILLYLRLRIADPDLGAAEIAAAHAISERKLFQVWQSQPLTLQETVMSLRLGTARQRLLAQPHLTISAVARASGFADASHFSRRFRSSMGCTPTEWRIQHGVAPTGTGAR